One Microtus pennsylvanicus isolate mMicPen1 chromosome 3, mMicPen1.hap1, whole genome shotgun sequence DNA window includes the following coding sequences:
- the LOC142847136 gene encoding olfactory receptor 10D1B-like: MRNLSVVTQFVLLGIPHTEGLETTLFVLFLCFYVFTLVGNLLILLAIVSSTRLHTPMYFFLCQLSVCDVFFPSVSSPKMLFYLSGNSRVISYAGCVCQLFFYHFLGCTECFLYTVMAYDRFVAICHPLRYSTIMNYKVCAVLAIGTSFFGSIQATFLTTLTFQLPYCGPNVVDYYFCDIPAMLKLACADTSALEVVGLISVGLMPLSCFLLILTSYSCILCSILKIQSAEGRHRAFSTCSAHLTAILLAFMPVVLIYLQPTPNPWLNAAVQVLNNLVTPMLNPLIYSLRNKEVKSSLKKVVQQVSVLSKKR; the protein is encoded by the coding sequence ATGAGAAATCTCTCTGTGGTGACTCAGTTTGTCCTGCTCGGCATCCCACATACAGAGGGTCTGGAGACCAcactctttgttctgtttttgtgtttctaCGTTTTCACCCTGGTGGGGAATCTGCTCATACTCCTCGCAATTGTCTCCTCCACTCGGcttcacacacccatgtacttcttcctgtgccaactgtctgtgtgtgatgtattttTTCCTTCAGTGAGCTCTCCCAAGATGCTGTTCTACCTCTCTGGAAATAGCCGAGTCATCTCCTATGCAGGCTGTGTGTGCCAGCTCTTCTTTTACCATTTCCTGGGTTGTACAGAATGTTTTCTGTACACAGTAATGGCCTATGACCGTTTTGTGGCCATATGCCACCCTCTAAGATACTCAACAATCATGAACTACAAGGTATGTGCCGTCCTGGCAATAGGGACATCATTTTTTGGCAGTATTCAGGCTACGTTTCTGACCACTCTCACTTTCCAGTTGCCCTACTGTGGTCCCAATGTGGTGGACTACTACTTCTGTGATATCCCTGCTATGTTAAAGCTTGCTTGTGCAGACACATCAGCCCTGGAGGTGGTGGGGCTCATCAGTGTGGGCTTGATGCCCCTCAGCTGCTTCCTTCTTATCCTCACCTCCTACAGCTGCATCCTCTGCTCCATTCTGAAAATCCAATCTGCTGAGGGCCGGCATAGAGCCTTCTCCACCTGCAGTGCCCACCTCACTGCCATCCTCCTCGCCTTTATGCCAGTGGTCCTCATATACCTCCAGCCTACTCCCAATCCCTGGCTTAATGCAGCTGTTCAGGTCTTGAATAACCTGGTCACACCTATGCTTAATCCTTTGATCTATAGCCTGAGAAATAAGGAAGTAAAATCTTCTCTGAAGAAAGTGGTACAGCAAGTGTCAGTTCTGTctaagaagagatag